Proteins found in one Puntigrus tetrazona isolate hp1 unplaced genomic scaffold, ASM1883169v1 S000000148, whole genome shotgun sequence genomic segment:
- the irx7 gene encoding iroquois homeobox 7: MPASPTGFGNFFMDRNINMPAGYQLLGCTPGMQQPPPHLVGMAGVPLPFSGIPGYSFIPYPHPGHIAHISNSYDLKAASPYHQALLGRGGPYYAPYRPMPADDPSRVTKVATRESTSALKAWLSEHLKNPYPTKGEKIMLAIVTKMSLTQVSTWFANARRRLKKENRVSWASKGKSDEEDEEEEGESEEEGSLRKCTEDEDEIDPQTVDEEEEEEEEDRLAEGLDQQKESDRSDASREGKKEACKQNADVQKPKIWSLAETATSDVAKKPCDPKHLHSPDFGKWWAGWPSRDSYSPVNLSTHDLLKQSQ, encoded by the exons ATGCCTGCTTCGCCAACGGGGTTTGGAAACTTCTTCATGGACAGAAACATCAACATGCCCGCTGGATATCAATTATTGGGTTGCACGCCCGGAATGCAACAGCCGCCGCCACATCTCGTGGGAATGGCTGGGGTTCCCTTACCTTTCTCAGGAATACCGGGGTACAGTTTCATCCCTTATCCTCATCCAGGACACATCGCGCACATT AGCAATTCCTACGACCTCAAGGCTGCGTCTCCGTATCACCAAGCCCTCCTCGGGCGCGGAGGACCCTATTACGCCCCGTATCGTCCCATGCCAGCCGACGACCCGAGCAGGGTCACCAAAGTGGCCACCAGAGAGAGCACCAGCGCCCTGAAGGCCTGGCTCAGCGAGCACCTCAAAAACCCGTATCCCACCAAAGGCGAGAAGATCATGCTCGCCATCGTCACCAAGATGAGCCTCACGCAGGTGTCGACGTGGTTCGCCAACGCGCGCCGCCGCCTCAAGAAAGAGAACCGGGTCAGCTGGGCCTCCAAAGGAAAGTCCgacgaggaggatgaggaagaggagggcgAGAGCGAGGAGGAGGGGTCTTTGAGGAAATGCACGGAGGACGAGGACGAGATCGATCCTCAGACGgtggatgaggaggaggaggaggaggaggaagaccgTTTAGCGGAAGGACTCGATCAGCAAAAGGAAAGCGACAGGTCCGACGCGTCGCGCGAAGGGAAAAAGGAGGCGTGCAAACAAAACGCCGACGTCCAGAAACCCAAGATCTGGTCCCTCGCGGAAACCGCCACTTCAGACGTCGCCAAGAAACCCTGCGACCCGAAACACCTCCACAGCCCAGACTTCGGGAAGTGGTGGGCCGGGTGGCCTTCGAGGGACTCCTACTCGCCCGTGAACCTCTCCACGCACGACCTGCTCAAACAGAGTCAATGA